In the genome of Phycisphaerales bacterium, one region contains:
- a CDS encoding TVP38/TMEM64 family protein: protein MAECPVPLSWRTVLRRLGPAGPLAVVAATMPAIGGIVLLLTLEPVGQWLRGHQEWGILFYILGFALFAGLALLPTYSQAVLGGWAFGFVVGFPAAMAGFVGGGLLGYIVAQRMTGDRVLEIVRERPKWLAVYQALLAGGFWKTLGIVILMRLPPNSPFAFTNLLMAATRVPPLVYALGTLIGMAPRTGAAVFIAAGLREIAIGEATAVPRWLWFTGLGLSIVVVIVIGQLAQRAITRVAGGVNTA from the coding sequence GTGGCTGAGTGCCCCGTACCTTTGAGTTGGCGCACCGTCTTGCGCCGGCTCGGCCCGGCCGGCCCGCTGGCCGTCGTTGCGGCAACCATGCCCGCAATCGGCGGGATCGTGCTATTGCTGACGCTGGAACCCGTGGGCCAGTGGCTCCGCGGGCACCAGGAATGGGGAATCCTGTTCTACATCCTCGGTTTCGCCCTATTTGCAGGGCTGGCGCTGCTGCCGACTTACTCCCAGGCCGTGCTCGGTGGCTGGGCCTTCGGCTTTGTCGTGGGCTTTCCAGCCGCAATGGCCGGTTTCGTCGGTGGGGGGCTGCTGGGCTACATCGTAGCGCAACGGATGACGGGGGACCGTGTGCTGGAGATTGTGCGTGAGCGGCCGAAGTGGCTGGCTGTTTACCAGGCCCTGCTTGCAGGTGGCTTCTGGAAAACGCTCGGCATCGTGATCCTGATGCGGTTGCCGCCAAACTCGCCGTTCGCATTCACCAACCTGCTGATGGCAGCGACCCGGGTTCCGCCGCTCGTCTACGCACTCGGTACACTCATCGGCATGGCGCCACGCACCGGTGCGGCCGTATTCATCGCCGCAGGACTGCGCGAGATTGCGATCGGCGAGGCCACCGCGGTGCCGCGCTGGCTCTGGTTCACGGGACTGGGGCTTTCGATCGTAGTGGTGATCGTCATCGGTCAGCTTGCCCAGCGAGCCATCACGCGCGTGGCGGGTGGGGTGAACACGGCGTAA